One Cydia pomonella isolate Wapato2018A chromosome 14, ilCydPomo1, whole genome shotgun sequence DNA segment encodes these proteins:
- the LOC133525337 gene encoding piggyBac transposable element-derived protein 4-like has product MNYGTAKADDIFESWWLTLQAESDEEEDDDIYNDDKETPVNITSEESAVLPANLPEDARQWLENEDAEADRAMTTIHVHKKKLRKIQPVLDHLNEKFSRLYIPKQNIAIDESLLKWHGRLSFAQKIATKAAKVGVKSYELCESDTGYLWSFFVYTGKGDKSTDGSMNIQDEHEQRETTRQIDEPTTTSASSLPLPPTNATAQIVQGLAKPLLGLGYTLIMDNFYNSPLLTRYLKSQKTDCFGTLRVNREFVPEAIKSIAKTEMRVGEIVQSFSTDVSVILWRDTNLVAMISTFHEGEVGGKEKYGRYKYKPKIVLDYNISIGGVDRKDQFLSAHPIERSKNMTWYKKVFRRLLNVTIHNAFIIFKSQNTNVTNRAFRRRLADQIMEAYLPPRVQCNPVVKTKAIIQGPGGHKRPILQGNHFVGQGASKNTRCVWCKQSRTKYICKQCDVTLCLDVCFEEYHTKY; this is encoded by the exons ATGA attacGGAACCGCGAAAGCGGATGACATCTTTGAGAGCTGGTGGCTAACTCTGCAGGCAGAAAGTGATGAAGAAGAGGATGATGACATCTATAATGATGATAAAGAAACTCCCGTCAACATCACTTCCGAAGAGTCTGCTGTTTTGCCAGCAAATTTACCGGAAGATGCCCGCCAATGGCTGGAAAATGAAGACGCAGAAGCTGACAGAGCAATGACGACCAT ACATGTGCACAAAAAAAAGCTTCGGAAGATACAGCCTGTACTGGATCACCTGAATGAGAAATTCAGCAGGTTATATATTCCAAAGCAAAATATAGCGATCGACGAATCGCTCCTCAAATGGCACGGTCGGCTCTCGTTTGCACAAAAAATCGCCACCAAAGCCGCTAAAGTTGGTGTTAAAAGTTACGAGTTGTGCGAGTCCGACACGGGCTATTTGTGGAGCTTTTTCGTATATACAGGAAAGGGTGACAAGAGTACTGACGGCAGCATGAATATACAGGACGAACACGAACAGAGAGAGACGACACGACAGATTGACGAACCCACGACGACTTCTGCGTCTTCGTTGCCGCTACCTCCAACGAACGCTACTGCACAAATTGTACAGGGACTTGCGAAGCCATTGTTGGGTTTGGGATATACACTAATAATGGACAATTTTTACAACTCTCCATTATTAACGCGGTACCTCAAATCCCAAAAGACTGATTGCTTCGGGACACTCCGAGTAAACCGGGAATTTGTTCCTGAAGCAATTAAATCTATTGCGAAAACAGAGATGCGCGTCGGAGAAATTGTCCAGTCCTTTTCGACGGACGTTAGTGTTATATTGTGGCGTGACACAAATTTAGTAGCTATGATTTCTACTTTCCACGAGGGCGAAGTGGGTGGAAAGGAGAAATATGGCCGCTACAAGTATAAGCCAAAGATAGTGCTAGATTACAACATTTCAATAGGCGGCGTGGATAGAAAAGACCAGTTCCTATCTGCACACCCCATTGAAAGGTCTAAAAATATGACCTGGTACAAAAAAGTCTTTCGTCGGCTTTTAAATGTGACGATCCATAATGCGTTCATCATATTTAAAAGCCAAAACACAAATGTTACCAATCGGGCATTTCGGCGACGCTTGGCTGATCAAATAATGGAAGCGTATTTGCCACCTAGGGTTCAATGCAATCCTGTAGTGAAAACGAAGGCAATTATACAGGGCCCAGGTGGACATAAGAGACCGATACTACAGGGCAATCATTTCGTCGGCCAAGGGGCGTCGAAGAATACACGATGCGTATGGTGCAAACAGTCTCGCACGAAATATATCTGTAAGCAATGTGATGTGACACTTTGCTTAGATGTATGTTTTGAGGAGtaccatacaaaatattag